One window from the genome of Diospyros lotus cultivar Yz01 chromosome 11, ASM1463336v1, whole genome shotgun sequence encodes:
- the LOC127813499 gene encoding uncharacterized protein LOC127813499 — MRRGRCQTKSRVIGSHVKPYYMDVKRIHKPKNIINDVRKEFGVNISYSKAWRSREKALDMIRGGAEESFQLLPSYLYMLMLKNPGTIAEIKSDSESRFKYLFMAIGACLVGFRSQMRPIIAVDACFLKGKYLGSLFVATCKDAIGHEIPDLVFVSDKHKSISKAVLTVFPNALHIHCIYHISQNVKAKFKHENVHALFYKVAKAYRESEFHELFNELERYDPAVGTYLREAGFSRWARAYSDGKLFDIMTTNIVEYLNVALVDAQPIDMYRFNVKNGNSGGIVDLKAKTCTCRVFDFDKLPCRHALATARSRNIDPYTLSSAYYQIEALLCAYADPIMPVGSQADWIVPDESASVNLLPPATRRPCGIRKTCRIPSAGEEKRRVKCGRCGQIGHNRQTCSNPISLDEKKEGSSKSAKVDHV; from the exons ATGCGGCGTGGTCGTTGCCAAACGAAGAGTAGAGTAATTGGTTCTCATGTAAAACCCTATTACATGGATGTGAAGCGTATTCATAAGCCTAAGAACATTATCAACGATGTTCGCAAGGAATTTGGGGTGAACATAAGTTATTCAAAGGCATGGCGATCGCGGGAAAAGGCTTTGGACATGATTCGAGGGGGTGCGGAGGAATCATTCCAGTTGCTACCATCTTATCTGTACATGTTGATGTTGAAAAACCCTGGGACGATTGCTGAAATCAAGAGTGACAGTGAGAGCAGATTCAAGTACCTATTTATGGCAATTGGTGCATGTCTTGTCGGATTTCGTAGCCAAATGCGACCCATAATTGCAGTTGATGCTTGCTTTCTGAAGGGTAAATATCTTGGTAGTTTGTTTGTTGCCACATGCAAAGACG CAATTGGCCATGAGATACCTGATTTGGTATTTGTGTCTGACAAGCATAAAAGCATCAGTAAGGCGGTACTGACGGTTTTCCCTAATGCACTACACATACATTGTATATATCACATTAGCCAGAACGTTAAAGCTAAATTCAAGCATGAAAATGTGCATGCTTTGTTCTATAAGGTAGCGAAGGCTTATCGAGAATCAGAATTCCATGAATTGTTTAACGAGCTCGAGCGATATGATCCAGCCGTCGGGACCTATCTAAGAGAGGCCGGCTTCAGTCGTTGGGCACGTGCCTATTCGGATGGGAAGCTGTTTGATATAATGACGACAAACATTGTAGAATACCTTAATGTAGCTTTGGTGGATGCAC AACCGATTGATATGTATAGATTCAATGTCAAAAATGGTAACTCCGGTGGCATAGTAGACTTGAAGGCGAAAACTTGCACATGTCGGGTGTTTGATTTCGACAAATTGCCATGCAGACATGCCCTGGCTACTGCACGTTCACGTAATATTGACCCATACACTTTGTCGTCCGCATACTACCAAATAGAGGCTCTGTTGTGTGCCTATGCCGATCCGATTATGCCAGTGGGCAGTCAGGCCGATTGGATCGTACCGGACGAAAGTGCATCTGTTAATTTACTACCTCCGGCAACTAGACGCCCATGTGGAATACGCAAGACATGCCGAATTCCTTCAGCCGGCGAAGAGAAGAGGAGGGTAAAATGTGGTCGTTGTGGTCAAATTGGCCACAATCGCCAAACTTGCTCAAATCCAATAAGTCTGGATGAAAAAAAGGAAGGCAGCAGTAAAAGTGCAAAAGTGGATCACGTTTGA